TCGAAATCGGACGTCACCCCGCGTTTCGGCGTAGGCTACGGCCTGCCCGTCCCAAGCATCCTGGTAAACTCCTATAACCAAGCTGCTCCAGAGGAGCGCTCCGTTCCCTCCCCGCCATTGTCCCCGAAGATTGCTCCAGTCTCGTACAACGGCCCAAAAGTCACTCTCCCCAGCATCGCAGGCTTGATCAGCAAGCACCCCCTGGATGAGGAAGAAGCAATCAGAGTCAGGCAAAGCTGGCCAGTCGGCATGACTGTGAAGGACTACACTGGAAATAACATGAGATTCCTATCAGAATACTCGGTGTTCAAAGACAGGTCCCCAAGGTACCCACAGACTTACACTTCCCCACATTCATACTACCATGGCTCCTTACCACCTGTCTGTTACGGAAATGCCATGAACGATGCTAATCATGCAAGGTTTAGGTCTCCAAAGCGTATCCTGGACTCGCAGTTCAACAGGGAAAGGGCTTTCAACCGCACAAATAGGAAATACACCGCAGTTGTCAGAGACAATAATAGTTACAGTTACACTTCCCCTCCAACTTACACAACCAATAATTCAAGTTACGTGTACGGTGGCGGTTACCAACAAATATCCTCGTCCCCAGCAAGGCCACACATccaacaacaacagcatAAACGTCAACATGCGAAAACCGCAGGTCAGAACTCTTCATCTACAGCCAATCGCCGTTTCGAAAGGAAGGCTAATCCAGCCACAATACCTCCTTTGGCTTCCGCGGCAATTGTCAGCAAAGCACCACAATACGTACCACAAATATCCTGGCAGCAATTGCCAGACTATTCCCCTCCATTATCCACGATCCCTGATAACAAATACTGCATGAAGATAGAATGGAAAGGATCCCAAATGGACTTGTCCAACGATCCACTGCGTGATCAGTTACATCCAGCTGAGTTGGTCCTAGCACAGATTCTACGATTACCTTGCGATCTGTACCTGGATTCAAAGAGAAGGTTTTTTTTGGAGAAAGTCTATAGAGTCAAGAACGGTAAAACTTTTAGAAGAACTGACGCACAGAAGGCGTGTAGAATTGATGTTAATAAAGCATCAAGATTGTTTCAGgcttttgaaaaaattggcTGGTTGGATGATAAGTACTTCAAAGGAGTAGTATAACTGCTTCTTAGTACTTCATtatgtttttgaattcacatggatatatttttcacttttcaACATTTCACATCACCGGTTTGTCATTTTATCATTCATCATTTATCAt
The Tetrapisispora phaffii CBS 4417 chromosome 8, complete genome DNA segment above includes these coding regions:
- the TPHA0H02780 gene encoding SWIRM domain-containing protein (similar to Saccharomyces cerevisiae FUN19 (YAL034C) and YOR338W; ancestral locus Anc_7.55), with amino-acid sequence MNLYSPQLEHSQLNAINPRLGPVPHPPAVQNSKSDVTPRFGVGYGLPVPSILVNSYNQAAPEERSVPSPPLSPKIAPVSYNGPKVTLPSIAGLISKHPLDEEEAIRVRQSWPVGMTVKDYTGNNMRFLSEYSVFKDRSPRYPQTYTSPHSYYHGSLPPVCYGNAMNDANHARFRSPKRILDSQFNRERAFNRTNRKYTAVVRDNNSYSYTSPPTYTTNNSSYVYGGGYQQISSSPARPHIQQQQHKRQHAKTAGQNSSSTANRRFERKANPATIPPLASAAIVSKAPQYVPQISWQQLPDYSPPLSTIPDNKYCMKIEWKGSQMDLSNDPLRDQLHPAELVLAQILRLPCDLYLDSKRRFFLEKVYRVKNGKTFRRTDAQKACRIDVNKASRLFQAFEKIGWLDDKYFKGVV